The genomic DNA CGTGGGCGTTTCATTTCGCGCGGATTTTTGGGCGGCTCGTTCAACTGCTCGACAGACATTACCTCTCTCCCAATGGACGAAGTCGTCGTTTTTGATCATCAGTGCGATCGGCGAACCCAACGTTTTTCCGTGGCGGACGCCGGACAATATCTCGACGGTGTCGGTCTCGATCTTCATCCGTCCGCCTCGGCCGTAGCCTTGTTGGCGACGCCAGAGTTCGTGATCGATCGCAGCGATATCGATCGGCAAACCGGATGGTACGCCTTCGACAATGGCGACTAGGGCCTTGCCGTGGGATTCCCCTGCTGTTGTGAATTTGAAGTGCATAAGAGATTTTAGCCACGAATGACACGAATGGCACAAATAAAGAATGAATTATTTCAATTCATTTGTGACATTCGTGTCATTCGTGGCTACACTTGCGGATGGTTTTCGTCTGAAAACGATCAGGCCGATGCTGGCGATTATTAGGAGGCCGCCAATGCCGGTTTGGGGCGGGAGTTTTTCGCCTAATACGAGCCAACCGATGACGACGGCGAGCAGCGGCGTGACGAGCGATATCATCATCGCTTTGGTAGATTCTATCCTACCGAGCAGCCAGTAATACAGCCAAAACGCAGCGATCGTGCCTGCGATCGTCAGGTAAAGAATGCAGCCGACGGCTTTCCAAGTCCAATTGAACGTAAGCGGATTACCTTCGGCGATCAGGCTGTAAATAATTATCGCCGGCAGACCGCAGAGCATTTGGCAAAATACAAGAGCCGCCGGGTGTATCGCTCCGCCTTTGGATTTTACGAGTATCGACGCCTGAGCGGCGGCATACGAGCCAATAACGACACCGACGCATCCGAGAAATGCCATCAGGCTCTGCACTTGCAGTTGGTCGTAAAATATTACACCGACGCCAATAATTCCGAGTGTTACGGCAATGATCTTAAGTTTAGTGATCCGCTCGTTAGGGAGGAAAAACCATGCCAGGATAAGCCCAAATACCGTGATCATTGCCTGCAAGACCGCAGCAAGGCCCGACGTAATATATTGCTCGCTCCAAAAGACCATGCTGTAATTCACCGAAAATTGCAGCACACCCGTCAGTGCGATCAGACGCCACTCTTTCGCAGAATTTGGCAGCGGGATCTTCTGGATCCTTATTACAAAAAAGAGTATTACAACGCCGAGTAAAAACCGTGCTGCCGCGAACGCAATTGGCGGCAGATCGTCGAGGCCGATCTTGATAAAGATCCATGTTGTGCCCCAGATAAGGGCCAGAATGAGCCAGACGAGTATCTTCATAGGTTACGAGCGTTCGTAAAAGCTCAGGCTAGATTCGCCTTGTTTCAAAACGCGCCATCGCCGAAGAGAGCCTATCTCGTCAGGTACATGCGTTTTCGAGTGATGCTCGACAACGAGGATCCCGCCGACGTTCAGCAGCGTTTTGTTGTAGCCGAATTCGTGAAAAACAAGCGAATAATCGGCATC from Acidobacteriota bacterium includes the following:
- a CDS encoding EamA family transporter is translated as MKILVWLILALIWGTTWIFIKIGLDDLPPIAFAAARFLLGVVILFFVIRIQKIPLPNSAKEWRLIALTGVLQFSVNYSMVFWSEQYITSGLAAVLQAMITVFGLILAWFFLPNERITKLKIIAVTLGIIGVGVIFYDQLQVQSLMAFLGCVGVVIGSYAAAQASILVKSKGGAIHPAALVFCQMLCGLPAIIIYSLIAEGNPLTFNWTWKAVGCILYLTIAGTIAAFWLYYWLLGRIESTKAMMISLVTPLLAVVIGWLVLGEKLPPQTGIGGLLIIASIGLIVFRRKPSASVATNDTNVTNELK